The following coding sequences lie in one Beijerinckia indica subsp. indica ATCC 9039 genomic window:
- a CDS encoding proprotein convertase P-domain-containing protein: protein MLDATTLAQLQNIANAQTNVGVKNAVVNIINLATGSNPASSTLAQTVNTLLGGPNGPMSAKANGSALFYSDDDNNPGKPNLQAAKDCQTSLKGNGYFLADTQAGVAAEKLANQADALSGAVNTSPAGDAIMGLASAMMGAQADNAYAFVSNAYSGSIWTQYELPALLGQTGSEVGTVNGLNLSNYNNYSPSQIQNLISASQACDPNNLPPPTGGVPANDNLSTTQMIALGLLGAATTVGVGALIILGAPVEIPALGVGGIMLLLTTSQAAAKPIAPTTTDAASQYQFQWQLNTYNGAQIAPALGYILAQAQGAPNVSSLAMQVQPSLVSLRNLVTQSNSPLFAQTTDSSGNLVNVTIQSNSSNSLLIQLASATATTAVNPATIDVGFNNSGGTSFEQTTVTNANGSAAVLISGDDNNASINNSTISLNSGATATITGNSNTFALGSDSSVTLNSQGGSNTVTVTGDPWFSWLASQTTRFEADANGVRVGYPGGNLGTDYSLNDQGQITAAPVFMGFGLGGGYASDSAEAGSLQSSVSGTIPADTSSGPPLDAWLSSVVVINLGGGVGSGTLYTAPSGFIQGGRVLSSTDMAVIYPNANNDGVFNNSPSGNVAGYNRSANDQLSAPSQNLQDLVGGTVSALQTLSSVSPLFGAALADMASNASSWINTDPLVIGTTSAGITLTNWISNAVYFDTNVNPTTLQADGKLHHTSWVSGGTGIVALDRNGNGQIDDITETLSEFFQGGSNPGHYADGLDALKSLAQAGASVFSAATSLTDPTTHQSYWSELRVWLDANQNGVTDAGELKTLNDLGITSINLVGSGNLGESLEGSAVTNRTTYTKSDGSSGAVAAVDFATNTVGDIATSANGGITIQSVPEGGATPSNSFVIKNTSAHAYTLSNGQLIDNTTGQTVIASGTKGVFSTNQNDSIAVASSDPTPYWLGGGTGAATLTGGAGNTVFLINSKTIVHGGTGFNIAEVTDAKPITVDLKTANLQEVIGGAGDGVFNASGTNWNVFIQGGSGNNIIIGGTANDALAGGTGDDLIEAGTGGSVIHAGAGNDVIYGGSGSTSTAQPAYVNAGNTADISYVERLYEGGFGREASAGELQWCVSVLGNGSVDRVTLASYFLSNPEWQNRFGTQTDAQFVTSVFDNFLGRDPSAGELAQFTQALADGAPRSYALESVADNAQSQTYWGLHHPGASDVIYGGSGHDTIVLGTNNAVVYAGSGTMTVVGNANGFSTVGLHGSYADYTLTHNADGTITVTNIGHEDGDGTVTMKNVTALDFKDFIQVDIATALGMPVDDTLNTGNASQVTVNASGQYVISAITLLANDLDYAGKSLSIRELLDNNGNAIARGSSGQVNGGIAMLSTDGSSITFTPTPGFAGVMSFRYHVEDSDGQTGQSVVQTGTSNTAELAATVSLVTPSQPTDPLFAKEWFLQAADVIPLLKHYTGAGVSVGIFDGSGNVDFSNPDLSAHAGQSVKLDGTPGITQTGTHATLIAGVLGAAIDGEGAVGVAPDATLNSEAVGLVGMSTQTDANLMDWSNYDVVNNSFSVKPPFYNLGLSPAGSASELTAFLNAIQNGRQGYGTIIVMGGGNSRAQGENTNDSYLTSSPYAITVGGINATTDLSTLRISGAPFSDPGYSILISAPANNITSDGVAYTNAYGQNFGSTVKTAEGTSFATPIVSGVVADMLQANPYLSWKDVQQILAYSAVKVDPNDTNPFVAGSTAGSGWAFNGATNWNGGGLHYSPDYGFGEVDARAAVRLAQSWSSFGIYTDVFSHDTYVISTPLSSGPFSKTFTESSTTDTVETVQVRVKISNAIRSNLTITLISPSGVTSTLMARPGSVIGPIADAANFVPGAFDDFTPGTFDYTFMTQADRGEAFQGNWTVNISDAAGSTSQAIVTDVKIILQGNYTAGKPQTFIYTDEFATLSSTPGNALYDPNNAARFTLTGSGYQDTLNVSATTGAVNLDLVTGSTDSTIDGRYLAIAPGSKINKVYLGDGVSTVHLNADNDIINTGAGNAILYGGAGFDIYNIGKWLQRSIPAGNTTIYGGSGGSAVYIGDEAGSNILVGGAGVDTVSYSSASAGVTVNLGVTTAQATRSTGTDTLLGFENLTGSAYNDVLTGNGGNNVIDGGAGNDTIDGGPGNDTLIGGAGIDTVSYASATSGVTVSLALTTAQATGGAGTDTLSGFENLTGSAYNDVLTGDSGDNVIDGGAGNDLIDGGLGNDTLIGGAGIDTLTYASATSGVTVSLALTTAQATGGAGTDTLSGFENLTGSAYNDVLTGSGGDNVIDGGAGNDLIDGGLGNDTLIGGAGVDTVTYVSATSGVTVSLALTTAQATGGAGTDTLSGFENLTGSAYSDVLTGDGGDNVIDGGAGNDTLYGGAGNDTLIGGAGNDKLQGGAGDDTLDGGAGTDAASYTQALAGVTVSLAVSGPQNTIGAGTDTLLNIENLTGSIYDDVLTGDAGNNVIDGNAGNDLIDGGLGNDTLIGGSGTDTVSYASATSGVTVSLALTTAQNTGGAGTDTLSGFENLTGSAYNDVLTGDSGNNVIDGGLGNDTLDGGAGVDTVTYVSATSGVTVSLALTTAQATGGAGTDTLSGFENLTGSAYSDVLTGDGGDNVIDGGAGNDTLYGGAGNDTLIGGAGNDKLQGGAGDDTLDGGAGTDAASYTQALAGVTVSLAVSGPQNTIGAGTDTLLNIENLTGSIYDDVLTGDAGNNVIDGNAGNDLIDGGLGNDTLIGGTGIDTVTYTSATSGVTVSLALTTAQNTGGAGTDTLSGFENLTGSAYNDVLTGDAGNNVINGGAGNDILVGSAGSDTLDGGAGNDVYIYHQADGNMLIHDAGDSSGPTPFNTLSFADLTLSNLLFSQSGTDLVIGIAGTGHSITVQNELGASGLDGIQQINFADGSNMTHAQILAHA from the coding sequence ATGCTTGACGCTACGACGCTTGCGCAGCTTCAGAATATAGCTAACGCTCAAACCAATGTCGGCGTCAAGAATGCTGTAGTCAATATCATAAACCTCGCGACCGGGAGCAATCCAGCCTCAAGCACTTTGGCGCAAACTGTCAACACATTGCTTGGCGGCCCGAACGGGCCGATGTCGGCCAAAGCCAATGGTTCTGCGCTATTCTATTCGGACGACGACAACAATCCAGGGAAGCCCAACCTCCAAGCGGCAAAGGACTGCCAGACGAGCCTAAAGGGGAATGGTTATTTTCTGGCCGACACCCAAGCAGGCGTGGCCGCAGAAAAGTTGGCAAATCAGGCTGACGCCTTGTCAGGCGCCGTTAATACTTCGCCAGCTGGCGACGCCATTATGGGCCTAGCGTCGGCGATGATGGGCGCGCAAGCGGACAACGCTTATGCCTTCGTCAGCAACGCCTATTCCGGAAGCATTTGGACGCAGTACGAACTGCCGGCGCTCCTGGGTCAAACGGGCAGCGAAGTGGGCACCGTCAACGGGCTCAACCTGAGCAACTACAATAATTACAGCCCCAGCCAAATTCAAAATCTGATCAGCGCGTCTCAGGCTTGCGACCCAAATAACCTTCCGCCTCCGACCGGCGGCGTTCCTGCGAATGATAACCTGAGCACAACGCAGATGATCGCGCTAGGCCTGCTCGGCGCGGCGACGACAGTCGGTGTTGGCGCCTTGATCATTTTGGGCGCGCCTGTGGAAATTCCTGCGCTTGGTGTCGGCGGAATAATGTTGTTGCTAACAACGAGTCAAGCCGCCGCTAAACCTATTGCGCCGACAACCACGGATGCGGCGTCACAATATCAATTTCAGTGGCAACTCAACACCTACAATGGCGCTCAGATTGCACCGGCGCTCGGCTATATTCTGGCGCAGGCTCAGGGCGCGCCAAATGTGTCGTCACTTGCAATGCAGGTTCAGCCGAGCTTGGTCAGCCTTCGTAACCTTGTGACGCAGAGCAATTCGCCATTGTTCGCTCAGACGACCGATTCTTCTGGAAACTTGGTGAATGTTACGATTCAATCGAACTCAAGCAATTCACTGCTAATTCAGTTGGCTTCCGCGACAGCGACCACGGCGGTGAATCCTGCGACAATCGATGTCGGCTTTAACAATTCGGGCGGAACGTCATTTGAGCAAACAACTGTAACCAACGCCAATGGCTCGGCCGCGGTTTTGATCTCAGGAGACGACAATAACGCGTCAATCAACAATTCTACCATTTCCCTGAATTCAGGCGCGACAGCTACGATCACTGGAAACTCCAACACCTTCGCCCTCGGATCTGACTCCTCCGTCACGCTGAACAGCCAGGGCGGGAGCAACACGGTGACCGTGACAGGTGACCCGTGGTTCAGCTGGCTGGCTTCGCAGACGACGCGGTTCGAGGCGGATGCGAACGGTGTCCGTGTGGGTTACCCCGGTGGCAATCTGGGGACGGACTATTCTCTCAATGACCAAGGACAGATCACGGCGGCGCCGGTCTTCATGGGCTTCGGGCTGGGCGGCGGCTATGCCTCGGACAGCGCGGAAGCGGGCAGCCTGCAATCGAGTGTGAGCGGCACGATTCCGGCCGACACATCGTCTGGCCCCCCTCTCGACGCCTGGCTGTCGTCGGTGGTGGTGATCAATCTCGGCGGCGGGGTGGGCAGCGGGACGCTTTATACCGCGCCGTCAGGCTTCATTCAGGGCGGCCGCGTCCTGAGCTCAACCGATATGGCGGTGATTTACCCCAACGCCAACAATGACGGCGTCTTCAACAATTCCCCTTCAGGCAATGTCGCCGGCTATAATCGGTCGGCCAATGACCAGCTGTCGGCTCCCTCCCAGAACCTGCAGGACCTCGTCGGCGGCACGGTTTCGGCGCTGCAGACCTTATCATCGGTGAGCCCGCTGTTTGGAGCCGCCCTTGCCGACATGGCCAGCAACGCCAGCAGCTGGATCAATACCGATCCCCTGGTGATCGGCACGACGAGCGCCGGCATCACACTGACCAATTGGATCTCCAATGCGGTCTATTTCGATACCAATGTGAACCCCACGACCTTGCAGGCCGATGGCAAGCTGCATCACACCAGCTGGGTCTCGGGTGGCACCGGCATCGTGGCGCTCGACCGCAACGGCAATGGCCAGATCGACGACATCACCGAGACCCTGTCGGAGTTCTTCCAGGGCGGCTCGAACCCCGGCCATTACGCCGATGGCCTCGATGCGCTGAAAAGCCTGGCGCAGGCGGGGGCGAGCGTGTTTTCCGCCGCGACCTCTCTGACCGATCCCACGACCCACCAGAGCTATTGGAGCGAGCTCAGGGTGTGGCTGGACGCCAACCAGAACGGCGTCACCGATGCGGGCGAGTTGAAGACGCTGAATGATCTCGGCATCACCTCGATCAATCTTGTGGGCTCGGGCAACCTGGGGGAATCGCTGGAAGGCAGCGCGGTGACCAACCGCACGACCTATACGAAGAGCGACGGCAGTAGCGGCGCGGTAGCGGCGGTGGATTTTGCCACCAATACGGTCGGCGACATCGCCACCTCCGCCAATGGCGGCATCACCATCCAGTCAGTGCCGGAAGGCGGCGCGACGCCGTCGAACAGCTTCGTCATCAAGAACACCTCCGCCCATGCCTATACGCTCTCTAACGGGCAGCTCATTGATAATACGACGGGGCAGACCGTCATCGCCAGCGGCACCAAGGGTGTCTTCAGCACCAATCAAAACGACAGCATCGCCGTGGCTTCCAGCGATCCGACACCCTATTGGCTGGGCGGCGGCACTGGCGCGGCGACGCTGACGGGGGGCGCGGGCAATACGGTCTTCTTGATCAATTCCAAGACCATCGTGCATGGCGGCACGGGCTTCAACATCGCCGAGGTTACGGACGCCAAGCCCATCACCGTTGATCTCAAGACCGCCAATCTGCAGGAGGTCATCGGCGGTGCGGGCGACGGCGTGTTCAACGCCTCTGGCACCAATTGGAACGTTTTCATCCAGGGTGGTTCCGGCAATAATATCATCATCGGTGGGACCGCCAATGACGCGCTGGCGGGCGGTACGGGGGATGACCTCATCGAGGCCGGCACCGGGGGGTCGGTCATCCATGCGGGAGCGGGCAATGACGTGATCTACGGCGGCTCGGGTTCGACCTCCACGGCCCAGCCTGCCTATGTCAATGCGGGTAATACCGCCGATATTTCCTATGTCGAGCGGCTCTACGAGGGCGGCTTTGGCCGAGAAGCCAGTGCTGGAGAACTGCAATGGTGTGTGTCTGTTCTCGGCAATGGCAGCGTAGACCGAGTGACGCTTGCCTCATATTTCCTCAGTAATCCAGAATGGCAAAACCGGTTCGGGACACAGACCGACGCGCAATTTGTGACGAGCGTGTTCGATAACTTCCTGGGGCGCGATCCCAGTGCCGGGGAACTGGCGCAGTTCACGCAAGCTCTTGCCGACGGAGCACCCCGTAGCTATGCGCTGGAATCAGTCGCTGACAACGCTCAATCCCAGACCTATTGGGGGCTCCACCACCCGGGCGCGAGCGACGTCATCTATGGTGGCTCCGGTCATGACACGATCGTGCTCGGCACCAACAATGCCGTGGTCTATGCCGGCTCCGGAACGATGACGGTGGTCGGCAACGCCAATGGCTTCTCGACCGTCGGCCTGCACGGCAGCTATGCCGATTATACGCTAACCCATAATGCCGATGGGACGATCACCGTGACCAATATCGGCCATGAAGATGGCGACGGCACGGTGACGATGAAGAATGTCACGGCTCTGGATTTCAAGGACTTCATCCAGGTTGATATTGCCACCGCCCTGGGCATGCCGGTCGATGACACGTTGAACACCGGCAACGCCAGCCAGGTCACGGTCAATGCATCCGGCCAATATGTGATCAGCGCCATAACGCTGCTCGCCAATGATCTCGATTATGCGGGCAAATCGCTGTCGATCCGGGAACTTCTCGACAATAATGGCAATGCCATCGCGCGCGGTTCGAGCGGCCAGGTGAACGGCGGCATTGCGATGCTCAGTACGGATGGTTCGAGCATTACCTTCACACCCACGCCGGGTTTCGCCGGGGTGATGAGCTTTCGCTATCACGTCGAGGACAGCGACGGCCAGACCGGCCAATCCGTCGTCCAGACCGGTACGTCCAATACGGCGGAACTGGCGGCGACGGTTTCCCTCGTCACGCCGTCTCAGCCGACCGACCCTCTTTTCGCCAAGGAATGGTTCCTGCAGGCGGCGGATGTCATCCCGCTGCTCAAGCACTATACCGGGGCGGGGGTTTCCGTCGGCATTTTCGATGGCTCCGGCAATGTGGATTTCTCCAACCCGGATCTTTCAGCCCATGCCGGGCAGTCGGTCAAGCTCGACGGCACGCCGGGGATCACGCAGACCGGCACCCATGCGACCCTCATCGCGGGCGTCCTCGGCGCCGCCATCGACGGTGAAGGCGCGGTCGGTGTGGCGCCCGACGCGACGTTGAACAGCGAGGCTGTTGGCCTCGTGGGGATGTCGACGCAGACCGATGCGAATCTCATGGACTGGTCGAATTACGACGTCGTCAACAATAGTTTCAGCGTGAAGCCTCCCTTTTACAATCTCGGCCTTTCCCCTGCCGGTTCAGCGTCGGAACTGACGGCGTTTCTAAACGCGATCCAGAACGGGCGACAGGGCTATGGCACGATCATCGTCATGGGAGGCGGCAATAGCCGCGCCCAGGGGGAAAACACCAATGATTCCTATTTGACGAGCTCGCCCTATGCGATCACGGTCGGCGGAATCAATGCCACGACCGATCTGTCCACCTTGCGGATTTCCGGGGCACCGTTCAGCGATCCCGGCTATTCGATCCTCATTTCGGCGCCGGCCAACAATATTACCTCCGACGGAGTGGCCTACACCAATGCCTATGGCCAGAACTTCGGCTCCACCGTCAAGACAGCGGAAGGAACGTCTTTCGCGACGCCGATCGTGTCCGGCGTGGTCGCTGATATGCTGCAGGCCAATCCTTATCTCTCCTGGAAGGATGTACAGCAGATCCTCGCCTATTCGGCGGTAAAAGTCGATCCCAACGATACCAATCCCTTTGTGGCCGGCTCAACAGCAGGATCGGGCTGGGCCTTCAACGGGGCGACGAATTGGAACGGTGGCGGCCTCCACTATAGCCCAGATTACGGCTTCGGCGAAGTCGACGCCCGCGCCGCAGTGCGGCTGGCCCAAAGCTGGAGCAGCTTTGGCATTTATACAGACGTTTTCTCCCATGATACTTATGTCATTAGCACTCCTTTATCATCGGGACCCTTTTCCAAAACTTTCACAGAATCCTCGACGACGGACACCGTCGAGACTGTTCAGGTGCGTGTCAAGATCTCGAATGCTATTCGTAGCAACCTGACCATTACATTGATATCGCCGTCCGGCGTCACCAGCACGCTCATGGCGCGGCCTGGATCGGTCATCGGCCCAATCGCGGATGCGGCGAATTTTGTTCCGGGGGCCTTCGATGATTTTACGCCAGGCACGTTTGATTATACGTTCATGACACAGGCGGACCGTGGGGAAGCCTTTCAAGGCAATTGGACTGTCAACATCTCGGATGCCGCTGGATCCACCTCCCAGGCGATTGTAACAGACGTCAAAATTATCCTACAAGGCAACTACACGGCTGGTAAGCCACAGACATTCATTTATACAGACGAATTCGCCACTCTCTCAAGCACACCGGGCAATGCTCTCTACGATCCGAATAATGCCGCGCGGTTTACTCTCACGGGATCAGGCTATCAGGATACACTGAATGTTTCGGCAACAACCGGGGCGGTCAATCTCGATCTTGTCACCGGCTCCACCGACAGCACCATCGACGGCCGTTATCTTGCCATTGCGCCAGGTTCAAAGATCAACAAGGTTTACCTCGGTGATGGTGTTTCAACGGTCCATCTCAATGCCGATAACGACATCATCAATACGGGCGCCGGCAATGCCATTCTTTATGGCGGGGCGGGGTTTGACATCTACAACATTGGCAAATGGCTCCAGCGTTCGATCCCTGCTGGGAACACAACCATCTATGGAGGCAGTGGTGGCAGCGCGGTCTATATCGGGGACGAGGCGGGTAGCAACATATTGGTCGGAGGAGCTGGCGTTGACACCGTGTCCTATTCCTCGGCCTCTGCGGGTGTCACGGTCAACCTGGGGGTGACGACGGCGCAGGCCACCCGCAGCACGGGGACCGATACGTTGTTGGGCTTCGAGAACCTGACCGGCTCGGCCTACAACGATGTGCTCACTGGCAATGGCGGCAACAATGTCATCGATGGTGGGGCCGGCAATGACACGATCGACGGGGGTCCCGGCAACGACACACTGATTGGCGGGGCTGGGATCGACACTGTGAGCTATGCCTCGGCGACCTCCGGGGTGACGGTGAGCCTGGCCCTCACCACGGCGCAGGCCACGGGCGGGGCCGGAACCGACACGCTGTCGGGCTTCGAGAACCTGACCGGCTCGGCCTATAATGATGTGCTGACAGGCGATAGCGGCGACAATGTCATCGACGGGGGTGCCGGCAATGATCTCATCGACGGGGGCCTTGGGAACGACACGCTGATTGGCGGGGCCGGGATCGATACATTGACCTATGCCTCGGCGACCTCCGGGGTGACGGTGAGCCTGGCCCTCACCACGGCGCAGGCCACGGGCGGGGCCGGAACCGATACGCTCTCCGGCTTCGAGAACCTGACCGGCTCGGCCTATAATGATGTGCTCACTGGCAGTGGCGGCGATAACGTGATCGACGGCGGAGCCGGCAATGATCTCATCGACGGGGGCCTCGGGAACGACACGCTGATCGGCGGGGCCGGTGTGGACACGGTGACCTATGTTTCGGCGACCTCCGGGGTGACGGTGAGCCTGGCCCTCACCACGGCGCAGGCCACGGGAGGGGCGGGGACCGATACGCTCTCCGGCTTCGAGAACCTGACCGGCTCGGCCTACAGCGATGTCCTGACAGGGGATGGCGGCGACAACGTCATCGACGGTGGCGCCGGCAACGATACCCTCTATGGCGGGGCTGGCAACGATACGCTGATCGGTGGGGCCGGCAACGACAAACTCCAGGGCGGCGCCGGCGATGATACGCTGGATGGGGGCGCCGGGACCGATGCGGCAAGCTATACCCAGGCTTTGGCTGGCGTGACGGTGAGCCTCGCCGTGAGCGGGCCGCAGAACACGATCGGGGCGGGAACCGATACGCTGCTGAATATCGAGAACCTCACGGGCTCGATCTATGACGATGTGCTGACCGGGGATGCCGGCAACAATGTCATCGATGGTAACGCCGGCAACGATCTCATCGACGGGGGCCTCGGCAATGACACGCTGATCGGCGGGAGCGGGACCGACACGGTGAGCTATGCCTCGGCGACCTCCGGGGTCACGGTGAGCCTGGCCCTCACGACGGCGCAGAACACCGGTGGCGCGGGCACCGATACGCTGTCGGGCTTCGAGAACCTGACCGGCTCGGCCTACAACGATGTCCTGACAGGGGATAGCGGCAATAACGTCATCGACGGCGGCCTCGGCAACGACACGCTGGATGGTGGGGCCGGTGTGGATACGGTGACCTATGTTTCAGCGACCTCCGGGGTCACGGTGAGCCTGGCCCTCACCACGGCACAGGCGACCGGAGGGGCGGGAACCGACACCCTGTCGGGCTTCGAGAACCTGACCGGCTCGGCCTACAGCGATGTCCTGACAGGGGATGGCGGCGACAACGTCATCGACGGTGGCGCCGGCAACGATACCCTCTATGGCGGGGCTGGCAACGATACGCTGATCGGTGGGGCCGGCAACGACAAACTCCAGGGCGGCGCCGGCGATGATACGCTGGATGGGGGCGCCGGGACCGATGCGGCAAGCTATACCCAGGCTTTGGCTGGCGTGACGGTGAGCCTCGCCGTGAGCGGGCCGCAGAACACGATCGGGGCGGGAACCGATACGCTGCTGAATATCGAGAACCTCACGGGCTCGATCTATGACGATGTGCTGACCGGGGATGCCGGCAACAATGTCATCGATGGTAACGCCGGCAACGATCTCATCGACGGGGGCCTCGGCAATGACACGCTGATCGGCGGGACCGGGATCGACACGGTGACCTATACCTCGGCGACCTCCGGGGTCACGGTGAGCCTGGCCCTCACGACGGCGCAGAACACGGGCGGGGCGGGGACCGATACGCTCTCCGGCTTCGAGAACCTGACCGGCTCGGCCTATAACGATGTCCTGACAGGCGATGCCGGCAATAACGTGATCAACGGCGGCGCGGGCAATGACATCCTTGTCGGCAGCGCGGGGAGCGATACCCTGGATGGCGGCGCCGGCAATGATGTCTATATCTACCATCAGGCCGATGGCAACATGCTGATCCATGATGCCGGAGACAGCAGCGGCCCGACGCCCTTCAATACCCTGTCCTTCGCCGATCTCACGCTGTCCAATCTGCTGTTTTCACAGAGTGGCACGGATCTGGTCATCGGCATTGCCGGCACCGGCCATTCGATCACGGTGCAGAATGAACTGGGCGCTTCAGGCCTCGACGGCATCCAGCAGATCAATTTCGCCGATGGCTCCAACATGACGCATGCGCAAATCCTTGCGCATGCCTGA
- a CDS encoding peptidase domain-containing ABC transporter, translating to MNSSAGDPASGTPLDSGLCALVAIAGFYRIAGDPSQLAHTLALDTRAADEEDLVRGAHCLGLKARLLRQATPKRLAVLPRPAIARLRSGSFAILGHAMADGTHRLIDPLTRIERMMPLDDLVAAIEPLVILVARRFNGVGTDPKTFGFRWFLPSLWRYRKPLGHVLLASLFVQLFALVTPLFFQVVIDKVLPHKGYATLFVLIGGLVLVGLFDAVLNYLRTYALSHTTNRIDVELGQRLFQHLLRLPLGYFESRSAGQTVARLRELEVIRSFLTGQGLFSVIDLLFTFIFIGVLLAYSWPLTLVVLAAIPFYVLIAALVRPPLRDKIKERFDRGAESQQFLVETVVGMHTVKASAVEPLMQAQWEEKLAASVKTAFSATLLGAGGQNAITYVSKLAHAALLLFGAKAVIDGDLSVGAFIAFTMIAGQVTQPVLRLSQLWQDFQQVQISVERIGDILNAPPERFAATLVALPRPTGAIELRNVSFSYRPGAPAIVKNLSLAIPSGAVVGIVGPSGSGKSTLTKLLQRMYMPDEGQILFDGLDIAQCDPAWLRRHIGVVLQDSLLFNRTIHDNIAFSNPAMTRAQAIAMARLAGADAFIGRLPQGYDTLIEERGANLSGGQRQRIAIARALASNPPILIFDEATSALDYESERIIQENMKKITKNRTVIIVAHRLAAVRQCDTILGMIEGRIVEAGTHDELLARKDGLYARLWRLQNDPVAA from the coding sequence ATGAACAGTTCTGCTGGTGATCCTGCCTCCGGCACACCACTCGATTCCGGCCTCTGTGCTCTTGTCGCCATCGCGGGCTTCTATCGGATCGCCGGCGATCCCTCACAATTGGCGCATACATTGGCCCTCGACACCCGTGCGGCCGACGAAGAGGATCTCGTGCGCGGCGCGCATTGCCTCGGCCTCAAGGCCCGCCTCCTTCGTCAGGCGACGCCGAAGCGTCTGGCGGTCTTGCCAAGGCCGGCCATCGCCCGCTTGCGCTCTGGTTCTTTTGCCATTCTCGGCCATGCGATGGCCGACGGCACGCACCGGCTCATCGATCCGCTGACGCGGATCGAGCGCATGATGCCCCTCGACGATCTGGTCGCGGCGATTGAACCCCTGGTGATCCTCGTCGCGCGTCGTTTCAATGGCGTCGGCACCGATCCAAAGACTTTCGGCTTCCGCTGGTTTTTGCCCTCGCTCTGGCGCTATCGCAAGCCTTTGGGCCATGTGCTGCTCGCCTCCTTGTTCGTCCAGCTCTTTGCCCTCGTCACGCCGCTGTTCTTCCAGGTGGTGATCGACAAGGTGCTACCGCACAAGGGCTATGCCACTTTGTTCGTGCTGATCGGCGGTCTCGTCCTCGTCGGCCTGTTCGATGCCGTGCTGAACTATCTGCGGACCTACGCCCTGTCCCATACGACGAACCGCATCGACGTCGAACTCGGCCAGCGCCTCTTTCAGCATCTCCTGCGCCTGCCGCTTGGCTATTTCGAGAGCCGTTCGGCGGGACAGACGGTGGCCCGCCTGCGCGAACTCGAGGTCATCAGAAGCTTTCTGACCGGCCAGGGCCTGTTTTCGGTGATCGATCTGCTCTTCACCTTCATCTTCATCGGCGTGCTTCTCGCCTATTCCTGGCCATTGACGCTGGTCGTCCTCGCTGCCATCCCCTTCTATGTTCTGATTGCCGCCCTGGTGCGGCCGCCCCTGCGCGACAAGATCAAGGAGCGGTTCGATCGCGGCGCCGAAAGCCAGCAGTTCCTGGTCGAGACGGTCGTCGGCATGCATACGGTCAAGGCGAGCGCGGTCGAACCGCTGATGCAAGCGCAATGGGAGGAAAAGCTGGCCGCCTCGGTCAAGACCGCCTTCAGCGCGACGCTGCTCGGCGCCGGCGGACAGAACGCCATCACCTATGTCAGCAAGCTGGCGCATGCGGCGCTGCTGCTGTTCGGCGCCAAGGCGGTCATTGACGGCGACCTGTCGGTCGGCGCCTTCATCGCCTTCACCATGATCGCCGGCCAGGTGACCCAACCGGTGCTGCGGCTATCGCAGCTCTGGCAGGATTTTCAGCAGGTGCAGATCTCGGTCGAGCGGATCGGCGATATTCTCAACGCGCCGCCGGAACGGTTCGCCGCGACCCTGGTGGCTCTGCCGCGCCCGACTGGCGCCATCGAATTGCGCAACGTCAGCTTCAGCTATCGCCCGGGCGCCCCCGCCATTGTGAAGAATCTGTCCCTCGCGATCCCATCCGGCGCGGTCGTCGGCATCGTCGGCCCCTCCGGTTCGGGCAAGTCGACCCTCACCAAACTGTTGCAGCGCATGTACATGCCGGATGAGGGTCAGATCCTGTTCGACGGTCTGGACATCGCCCAGTGCGATCCCGCCTGGCTGCGGCGGCACATCGGGGTCGTGCTGCAGGACAGCCTCCTCTTCAACCGCACGATCCATGACAACATCGCCTTTTCCAACCCCGCGATGACACGGGCCCAGGCCATCGCCATGGCGCGGCTCGCCGGCGCCGATGCCTTCATCGGCCGCTTGCCGCAAGGCTATGACACGCTGATCGAGGAGCGCGGCGCCAATCTGTCCGGCGGCCAGCGCCAGCGCATCGCCATCGCCCGGGCGCTCGCGTCCAATCCGCCGATCCTGATCTTCGACGAGGCGACCAGCGCCCTGGATTATGAGAGTGAACGGATCATCCAGGAGAATATGAAGAAGATCACCAAGAACCGCACGGTGATCATCGTCGCCCATCGCCTGGCCGCCGTCCGGCAATGCGATACGATCCTCGGCATGATCGAGGGCCGCATCGTCGAAGCCGGCACCCATGACGAACTCCTGGCGCGCAAAGATGGCCTCTATGCCCGCCTGTGGCGCCTGCAGAACGATCCGGTGGCGGCATGA